In Ignavibacteriales bacterium, a genomic segment contains:
- a CDS encoding long-chain fatty acid--CoA ligase, which translates to MPVIRPFKTIPELFVILSEEYSKVAEHPLMKYKSGNEWKGISYAQFGEETEIFALGLSTLGIKRDDKIAIISENRPEWVYSDMAIIGLGAVDVPLYPSLTSDTVEFILNNSESIGIIASNKFQLNKILKIKKNCKYLKFIIILNEKDMLSGEPNLYTFKEVQERGKEFRKNKPFLFKENLKLAKEDDLCTIIYTSGTTGEPKGVMLTHKNIVSNVLAATEAIPFSKDDLFLSFLPLCHIFERMAGYYSAFSAGAGIAYAESIEAVAQNMIEAKPTIITTVPRLFERIYSKIKKNVDSQPEKKQKIFNWAIKIGREYAQAKKADKVSLALSIKHKGADTLVFKKLREKTGGKLRFFVSGGAALPRELGEFFEAVGITIIEGYGLTESSPVIAANRVDDYKYGTVGKIFPGVEVKIASDGEILARGPNIMQGYYKNKKETDAVLKDGWLYTGDIGVFDAEGFLMITDRKKHLFKTSTGKYIAPTPIENLFLGSKYIDQFVLIGDRRMFLSALIVPDFEAIKEYADSNNIPYSSIEDLSDKKEIYDLIQKDLEQFQKQLANFERVRKFVLLDKPFTLETGEITPTLKLKRKVIEERYGSLIDEMYKSLEK; encoded by the coding sequence ATGCCTGTAATTAGACCATTTAAAACAATTCCCGAATTGTTTGTTATACTTAGCGAAGAGTATAGTAAAGTTGCTGAACATCCATTAATGAAATATAAATCCGGTAATGAATGGAAAGGAATTAGTTACGCACAATTTGGAGAGGAAACAGAAATATTTGCTCTTGGATTATCAACGCTTGGGATAAAACGTGATGATAAAATTGCAATCATTTCAGAAAACCGTCCGGAATGGGTGTACTCAGATATGGCAATCATCGGATTGGGTGCCGTTGATGTACCGCTTTATCCATCCTTAACATCTGATACAGTTGAATTTATATTAAATAATTCGGAATCAATTGGTATCATTGCCTCGAATAAATTTCAGTTAAATAAAATTTTAAAGATCAAAAAGAATTGTAAGTATCTAAAGTTCATTATAATTCTAAATGAAAAAGATATGCTTTCCGGCGAACCTAACTTGTACACTTTTAAGGAAGTTCAGGAAAGAGGAAAAGAATTCAGAAAAAATAAACCGTTCCTCTTTAAAGAAAATTTGAAACTTGCAAAGGAAGATGATCTATGTACCATTATTTATACTTCAGGAACTACCGGCGAACCAAAAGGAGTAATGCTAACTCATAAGAATATTGTTTCCAATGTATTAGCTGCAACAGAAGCAATTCCTTTTTCTAAGGATGATCTTTTCCTTTCATTCCTACCATTATGCCATATATTTGAGCGAATGGCTGGATATTATTCAGCTTTTTCTGCCGGGGCAGGTATCGCGTATGCAGAAAGCATTGAAGCAGTTGCGCAAAATATGATAGAAGCGAAACCAACTATTATTACAACTGTTCCAAGGTTGTTCGAAAGAATTTACAGTAAAATAAAAAAGAATGTTGATAGTCAGCCGGAGAAAAAACAAAAAATATTTAATTGGGCTATTAAGATTGGTAGAGAATATGCTCAGGCTAAAAAAGCAGATAAAGTTTCTTTAGCGTTATCTATAAAGCATAAAGGTGCAGACACTTTAGTTTTTAAAAAATTACGCGAAAAGACTGGTGGAAAACTAAGATTTTTTGTTTCCGGTGGTGCCGCATTACCAAGAGAATTGGGTGAATTTTTTGAAGCAGTTGGCATTACAATTATTGAAGGTTATGGGTTAACTGAATCATCCCCTGTAATTGCTGCAAACAGAGTTGATGATTACAAATATGGAACTGTTGGAAAAATTTTTCCAGGTGTTGAAGTAAAAATTGCGTCTGATGGAGAAATACTTGCCCGCGGTCCAAATATTATGCAGGGATATTACAAAAATAAAAAAGAAACGGATGCTGTTTTAAAAGATGGTTGGTTGTACACCGGAGATATTGGTGTGTTTGATGCCGAAGGATTCCTGATGATTACCGATAGAAAGAAGCATCTCTTCAAAACATCAACTGGAAAATACATTGCTCCAACTCCAATTGAAAATCTTTTTCTTGGCAGTAAATATATTGATCAGTTTGTTCTGATCGGCGATAGAAGAATGTTTTTAAGTGCGCTTATCGTTCCAGATTTTGAGGCAATTAAAGAATATGCTGATTCGAATAATATTCCTTATTCCAGTATTGAAGATTTATCTGACAAGAAAGAAATTTATGATTTAATTCAAAAAGATCTGGAACAATTTCAGAAGCAGCTTGCTAATTTTGAGAGAGTTAGGAAATTTGTTCTGTTAGATAAACCATTTACATTGGAAACAGGAGAAATAACTCCAACTCTGAAATTGAAAAGAAAAGTAATTGAAGAAAGATATGGCAGCTTAATTGATGAAATGTATAAGAGTTTGGAGAAATAA
- a CDS encoding FAD-binding oxidoreductase, which translates to MNNRKVQTKSGSILDEAKIEEFKSALRGQLIRPGDDSYNSTRKIWNAMIDKYPSLIVRSSGVSDIIHSVNFARNNNLIVAVRGGGHNIAGNAICDGGLVIDLSLMKSVRIDASSKTARVEAGATLGDFDHEAQLFGFATPLGINSTTGVAGLTLGGGFGWLSRKYGLSIDNLISVEVVTVSGKLIKASKSENSDLFWAIRGGGGNFGIVTSFEFQLHNVGPEVLAGLIIHPINAARDTLRFYRDFIKSTPDDFVCWFVLRKAPPLPFLAPEWHGKEILALAVCYSGKVEQGERIAKPLRSYGRPLADIIGPMQYKNWQTVLDPLLTPGMRNYWKSHDFLELSDGLIDTLIEYARKIPDPQTEIAMAQLGGKVSKIPIDATAYTHRDAQYIMNVHGRWEDSAKDEACIAWARGLYQAVTPYATGGVYVNFLTQEEQDRVHNAYGSNYNKLVEIKIKYDPNNFFSINQNISPTYEYVEDDE; encoded by the coding sequence ATGAATAACAGGAAAGTACAAACAAAAAGTGGTTCTATTTTAGATGAAGCAAAAATTGAAGAATTTAAATCAGCATTGCGCGGGCAATTAATCAGACCCGGGGATGATAGTTACAATTCTACCCGAAAAATTTGGAATGCAATGATTGACAAATATCCCTCTCTGATTGTAAGAAGCTCGGGTGTATCTGATATAATTCATTCAGTAAATTTTGCAAGGAATAATAATTTAATAGTGGCAGTTAGAGGAGGCGGGCATAATATTGCTGGAAATGCAATTTGCGATGGAGGTCTTGTAATTGATCTTTCATTAATGAAATCCGTAAGGATTGATGCGTCATCCAAAACAGCTCGGGTTGAAGCTGGAGCAACTTTAGGAGATTTTGATCATGAAGCTCAATTATTCGGTTTTGCAACTCCGTTAGGAATTAATTCAACTACTGGTGTTGCGGGGCTTACTCTTGGTGGTGGTTTTGGATGGTTGAGCAGAAAGTATGGGTTATCAATCGATAATCTAATTTCAGTTGAAGTCGTTACTGTTTCAGGTAAATTAATTAAAGCCAGCAAATCTGAAAATTCAGATTTGTTTTGGGCTATCAGGGGTGGGGGTGGAAATTTTGGAATTGTAACTTCTTTTGAATTCCAATTACACAATGTTGGACCAGAAGTACTTGCTGGATTAATTATTCATCCAATTAATGCTGCAAGGGATACACTCCGATTTTATCGCGATTTTATTAAATCTACTCCTGATGATTTTGTTTGTTGGTTTGTATTAAGAAAAGCGCCTCCTTTACCTTTTCTTGCACCAGAATGGCATGGAAAAGAAATTCTTGCACTTGCAGTTTGTTATTCCGGAAAAGTTGAACAAGGGGAACGAATTGCCAAACCTCTAAGGTCATACGGTAGACCTCTGGCAGATATAATTGGACCGATGCAATATAAAAATTGGCAGACAGTGCTTGATCCTTTGCTAACACCTGGAATGCGTAATTACTGGAAGTCTCATGACTTTCTGGAATTAAGTGATGGACTTATTGATACACTGATTGAATACGCGCGTAAAATACCGGACCCACAAACTGAGATTGCTATGGCACAGCTTGGTGGTAAAGTAAGTAAAATTCCAATTGATGCGACCGCTTATACTCACCGTGATGCACAATATATTATGAATGTACATGGAAGATGGGAAGATTCAGCTAAAGATGAAGCATGCATTGCCTGGGCACGGGGACTTTACCAGGCTGTTACTCCTTATGCCACAGGTGGTGTATATGTAAACTTCCTTACACAGGAAGAGCAGGATCGGGTTCATAATGCTTACGGTTCTAATTATAATAAACTTGTTGAAATAAAAATTAAATATGATCCGAATAATTTTTTCAGCATTAATCAAAATATTTCACCAACCTATGAATATGTGGAAGACGATGAATAA